The genomic interval AGCTTATACTCATGTATAACCAAGGAGATGTATGTTCAACTCAGCACTAATAATTCTTACTGATTGCTTGGTTTATATTTTGACTAGAAAAATAAGATAAGCGGGAGGTTTCAGCCCCAGAGGGTTTGGAGCAGTGGAAAACAGTTGCATTGCTTAAAGTCCTTATTATGTATTCTTTAGGATATTGCATTATTACTGTATGGTATAATACAGTTAGTATATGTAATAAATATCATTTGTCATAATGCAGAGTAGGTTGGGATGGATCAAAAGTTCAGTCACAATTCACAAATGATCTGAAATCAGCAGCAAGGTACATAAGGGTGGGTCATTACTTACGTGTGCTTCTGGAGCCCGGTTGCGTTGGTTGGATGAAAGTAGTGGTGGAGAATTGATGATTGAAGCTACCAGGATTGGAATCTTGAGTATTGACTCACACACTCAAGATTTGGTCTCCGGTAATAATCTCATGTTATATTTGGTTGACGCCTACAGACAGTATGAAGCCAATGAGAAAGGAGGGTGCTCTCTTCACTAACATGTAGCTAATCTTTCTCTGGCTAGGCAGTTCGTTACATTTAGCTCAGTGCTTGTTCTGCAGAGTGGGCTGCTTTcataaagtttgttttgtggATCACGGCAGATTACAGATTTAGAATGATAGCACACATGAGCTAAATAGCTCTAGGGTTGTACGATCCATGTTTTGATAGTATGTTTATTGGTTTGGGTCCGGTGTGGGACAAGGGAACGACTCATATCTTTGTAAATTCTTCACATTCTGCTGAATGTTTTATACTAAAATTGTTGCCATATCTTACATATTACACCTCACCTTTAATGTTCTTCAGAGCCCTGTTTCAAAAAGTGGGTTTAGTTTAAACTTTGTGTTTGGTAGCACTGAGATGAGGGAAATGTTACAGGTGCTGTAAaggtggacccaaatgcagtaaacTGACAAtgataacaaaaagcgagctttaattaaacaaagccaaaaatacaaaaaggtaacaagcaaactgaaaagacaaaccaggacaACACGAAGGCTCACGAGGGGAAACATCCAGAAACGAggtgtaacatgaatgacaaagGGGCTGGTGTGCTATATAAAGGGAGGAACTAATAAGGGGAGTGACAACAGGTGAGGTGGCTGCAGAATTGATGGGACAGGTGAATGCAatcagggcaggaagtgaagtgggaagcaaggagaggagagtgacaaaataaaacaggaaacagatcaAAATACAACTAGATTGTGAAAGGAAACTCTTTTCTTTCAGTTCTAGGAAGAGAGGTAACTTACAGTAAACTCTCGATGAAACGAATCAGCTAGCTGccagttttttcttcttccaacaAACCatgagtgtctgtctgtctcctccctctTACAGAGCCACAACGGAGGTTTACTGGATGAGAGCCAAAGTCCTGGTTGGTATTAGTTTGTGACTTTCTAACATTACTGCTTTTATGCAGTAAAAGCCCACGAGCAAACAATCACAATCCAAATCCTAGTCACCACAGAAATTATCTGTGGAATTACAAAATACTGTAGCTGTAAGCTTATAATTTACAATATAGATGAAGTTTGAACTGTATTTCAGGCTGTAGACTCTTTTATGATGCACTCATCTGGTCTTGTGGGGAGCAAAACACAATCAGTTTCTGTGAGGATGGAGAAAAACGGCAATTAGTTCTACGAGACTATTAGTTTACGACTAATATTGCATTGCAGCTATTTTACATATGCATAACAATTTGTAAAATCCTGTATATTTTCTGGGCTAGAACTCCAGTAATGAAAGCCTTTTATAAAATGCTGCTGCTCCCAGggtaagaaaaacaaatgttcaagTTGCACACATTCTGGTTTACATTCACTAGCTCCCTGCTTAAGCTTCAAAGAGTATATAATTAAGCAATAGCtgacgacaggccgtggtatatggtaattatatcacagttaaggggcgtggttacaacccccttaactgtgatgtaatgagcatatatccacggtctgaagtgagctattgcttttataaaacggttaccaagtgtggcaatatgaaagaaaaatacacacttccaatttaaatagtttttattattaaataatgatgttcaaaataaaatagtccctctgttgccttctgcacaaaacatagtgcgaggtggttgctatgcaacaacactaacagctctgctcttcacgtagctctccatgtcgtcttttaggggctttcttctctggagataggcactgatcgatccactcctccagagtaaagctttgtaagtttgtttcttaacggacgtaatttaacagctgtagcggttgtagctttttctcagacgcggagggatactgacttgttgtgaaaagtaactacaattctacccgtgatatacgctcattataccacggctaagaaccaatcagattgcttgatttgacatgtccgctttataatgtaaaacataacCTGAACATGCGTTATTGCATCTATGCAGTTTGATGATCTTGTATGGATGCAGGATGCTGATCACAGGTGACTCACCTTCAGTACTGccattctttgttttttcagttaAAGCACGCAGCTCTGTATCAGAAGGAGAGGTTTCAGGGTGAAGAACATTCTCTGGTGAAGTGTTACACAGGTCTGCTGCTGGAGTGCATAACGTTTTCAGTCTCTGTAAAAACATCAACGTTTGCCAGATCACTTGCATTGTAACATGTCCTCAAAGCATAAACTATCAGACAATAGTGCCCAACTGAAATCCTCAAATTTGACATTTGTAATAGTTCATATTTCGGTCAGTCAGTCCACAGAGAACATATGTAACTACAACGTACGTACAGAGAATAGAAATAAACTTAAATGGAAATAAGTGTATTTCTCAGTGTATCATACAGTTTCCACTGCACATTGGGGGACATGTGCTTGATTAGCGCTTGCAGCCCTCGTTTCCTGGCTATTGCTTGAATCCCATCTGTGCAGATCCCCACACAGTCCTCCCATTTCAGATCAACCTCTTTCATGTAAATGTCAACGATTTTGAATTTGAGTGCAGTGTCTCTGTTATTTATACGTTTgtagtaaagaaacaaaaaatatttatatttagccTCTCACAGTTTGGAAACCACTATTTTAGGCGAACTTGAAAAGAGGTGCTTTAGGTTATCAAATTAGCTTTCAGTCGAAGCTCCATGTAAGCTGCATGTGGGTTTGGTCAGAGAAAGGTCAAGAAATTGACCTTTTACTGCAAATGCGTTTACATGGACTGAGTCTTATCCCTGTTAAGACCGTATTCAGGATATGTTTTTTGCTGTTTACATGAGCACATAAAAATCAGGTTATTCCTACTCCCTGTACAGGCCTACTGGAGATGATAACTATACTAGTATCCCAGTTACTGCATTCTATTTGCCCAGGCGCTGTgatgtttacaaaaaaaaactatgaGCGACAGGAAATAACTGCTAATTTATGCTAATTGTTAATAATTTATTCTCTGCTCCATCTTATCTACATTATAACGTCAGCTGACAGAGGCAATGTACAGCCTCTATCATTACTCATTTTATTAATCGCTCTAGAAGTCAAGTGCTTTTGCTGCCGCTTTTGTTTGTATGACTGTCCGCGCCTGCGCAGCTAGTTGGCAGCGCTGAATAACCGAGCTGAGTTGTAGACATGCCACGTATCCCGGTTTCTTTTGGAGTACCCCAGCTCACATATTCGAGTTTCTCATAAACAGGATAAGGACTTAATGGTATATGCTGTTTACATGTGCAAACACATAATCTTTACTCCAAAAACCCGATCATAAATAAGTTATTCATGTAAACACAGTCAGTGATTTAACTGAAATTACATAATATTACCTCTTATTTTATCTTTGGCAGTAACTCTTTTGTGATGGCCGAGATATGCTGTGCTTTCAGTCGACACACTTACCTGTCTCAGTGTTCCCGGGGTTACTGCCATACTATAGAGAATCCACAGAGGGATCAGGAGAACGGAAGATAAAGCAAGAATTATCCCGATGGCAAAGCCCCACCAGGGGTACTGGTAGGTATTGTTGTATTTCAATGGGGTAAACTTTACCAGAGAGAATAGCAATATTACCTATGACATAAAAAGTGAAATGGAGAGAACAtgaaaaaacagcaaacatttccagttaacataaatactgtacagtatgtgtatacgTATTTTACCATACATTTACTTACAACACAGACAGATGGTGTGATGAACCTCCAACAATATTTCATATACGACGAGGGGTAGTAGCCAATCATTTCCTTTATCTTGACGTAATACCGATCAGCAccttagacagacagacatgttagCTACATTATCATTTAAAGCATATGATCCAACACTGGGCATTCATCCACATTATAATTTGAggatcatttatattattttaatagagCAGTGCAGTGAGAAACAGTGTAGAAGCAAAGTGGGGGCTTCACCTACTTCCAAGGGGCATGGAGAAGGGAAACCTCTTTTAGAtggaaaaacatttgcaaagtgGGTCCCATGATCAAATCTCTATTCACCCTAACCCTATTCAATGTCTTGTTAACATAATTTGTAATActttaatgaaaacaacaatgaCAATACCACAACTCTTTTGCAATGTCTGATCTAAGTCTTATCTAAATTACCAAGAGGTAGCACTGTTATtaactagaatggcacttgGAGACCCCTGCCTCattccataaataaaaaatacttttggaTTTGGATCCGCTCTTTCTCTCCCATTCTACACCCTTCCATTAACAGTAGTTTATCCGCAATGCTGCCAACAAAACACAGAGCAAatcaaactgaaaatataacctccttggcggaggtaaatATGGCATAGTATAAAGGGTGTACCGCTACTTTAATCCACATTATTGAAGACATTTTTCACTTCTGATTGTTCTTGGTTAAAATAACTTTGTTGCTTACCAAATATCCATCCCACACAAATGGACTCCAAAATGGCAAAACTCATGATTGGTATTCCACTGCAAGCATAGTAGTCAAACAGTAAGCAGAAATACATAAAGTCCTCCCTACAGCACATaatagagaagaaagagagggggagacaaaaGTGATTGGTTTGTTCaaggaaaaacatatttaattaggAGACTTATTGACAGACAGGTGCAGcatttgcagttttaaacaaatACACTCTCACCTCAGTCACCAAAACCAGGCCAATAACCAAGGACACAACACAGATGAGCAGCAGAAGTAGTTTACGTCGATGACCAGTGAAAAAGAAGGATGGAAATATGTCTGATATGGATGTCACCAAGCtttccaaacacacaaactgtggGTAAAAGATgagtgttacatttacattttactatACCGATactgttgatgttgatgtttttactttttgataTTATCCTGAACCAACAAGGCAGCAAACATTCTGTCTATGCACTTACTGCAAATAAAGCCtgattgttttctgtatttggctTCTCTTacgtaaaggccctgtcacacatatccgtatgacagaaacgtatgctggcgcatacgaacatttgtcagagtccaaatacgtccaacttttcatcggatcggattggaaaagttaagtatacagatacgcatgtctaacctagtgatagagtatcacttacttatacaaaatgtatcagacgaatacccaacgaatgcataagatatacaaaaatatggcgtatacaaaatatcggcaacacgctggtgtacgttgatataaggtaaggtataagtagtattcgttaagagctcactgtgttacgctggggtgcgttgttgaacgctgatgttttgagcatgttcaaaattaccggacgtacctaacgtgtgcttcataagatatgcagacgttacacataagttacgttacgttagacatacgtgaatacggaatacgtaggtgaatatttacctacgtaaatatagtacggaaatacctacgtgaatacagtacgtaaatacctacgtgactacgttagaggaacgttagatataggctatgtcggctgacggtgaatcctacagccaatgtattaataacgagtggataacctattcctaccctatgttaagattatgcctgacgacggagtaatttattaaacgtgtttctacagtacagctagcgttcagcattgtagccgttctccagcatcagcatgacgtgaaccagatgacacttttccagctccgttggccagacgctctgatacgttttaaataggtaagtgatacgctatcaatgtttgacatatttgttatatatacgtcagctacaacaccgctgtggaaaagttggacgtatttggactctgacacattttgagctaattttcataaaagccggcatatgtttctgccatacagaactgtgtatgtctggcatGTTCGCCGTATCGTCTGTGTCCTTCAAATGATCACAACTTagccttaatttatatcaacctattgccgatattttgtatgcgccagcatacgtttctgtcatacggatatgtgcgaCAGGGCCTTAATCTCTTATGTAATTGCTTATCACTAAGTGGAACTCACACGACACAATCATTGACAATATGTTATAGTTCATTTGCAAGTACTATGAATCGATACAATTATTAAAAGTGAATGGAAATTGAGATTTTGTGATAATTCAAAGCACAAGAACAGAGGGGCTTAAAACCGAGTGTTATAAACGTCtgatgtatattttaaatacaactgATTGGTAAGACTTTACCTCACTGTCCAGTCCAAGGAAGAGTAGCATAATGAAGAAGAAGGCAGCCCAGAGTTGAGGTAAAGGCATCATGGATACTGCCTGAGGATAGGCAATGAATGCCAGGCCAGGACCTGCAAGTGGTCCAAATTGGATGGCAAAATAGATTAGGCATTTTTACTCTTATAGgtcataatatatttatagtaGTAGGTTTATTTTGATGCTAGCATTAGACCAAAACCTGCTGAGCTTGTGTCGTAAGGTTGTGAGTAGTTAAAACTGAAACCCTTAATTATGGACCCAGCTGCTGctggtattcagttggttgccaTCTGCAACCCCACCGCTAGCTGCCACTAAATCCTgcacactggtcctttaaaaAGGTGACAATAGTACAGTATTGTGTTTAAAGCTTGTTACCGCTGCCCTCAAGGCATTTTATGAGCCCCAGTAAACAGCCTAGCactcagttagcagttagcttgagCTTgagcttgttctggctgagctcaagtctctttggCTGCTGACTGGGGCTCTGACTGACGGAGGCTCGGCCGACCTCTCTCCGACAGGCTGCACTCCTGgatgcgccgccaccgggaagataataataataataataataataataataataataataataataataataataataataataataataataataataaagaatccCAAGGTTCTACAGAGtacaagataaaaacaacaacaagaatatatgtatatatatatatatttttttgttattatatatatatattatatagagattatatggacccagtttagaggtgaaatattgccccctgtttctttggagaaggtggctcggaattacacatagAACTTTCAAGGactcagcaacacacagcacTGTGAGGACCCACACATCTGGAGCCAAAATCCGAATGTTGACTCTGACAagtttttacagtttaatttaAGGGTTGAGAACGGAAAGAGTGAATGCAGGtaactcattttatttttttaatctacaAACAAAACGATGTTGGTAGATATAATACCTACCATACTATACCATGTAGATATGATACTATTTATCATAGGAGCACAACAAGGCTAATATGCAGTACAGTGTTTGTCTACAATTCATTCCATACCTGATTCAGCTACAGAATGGATGTCAACACCCAATTCATACGACATGAAGCCAATCACAGAGAAGACTGCAAAGCCAGCAACAAAGCTGGTTAAACTGTTTAGTGTGCACAAGGCAAAAGTGTCtctgaaatttaaaaaagatgattatgtattgtattctgCATCACATAAACAGTTAAAGGCATATAAAGTAAGTAGATAGAATAATATGTGTTTTCCTTACTTGTAGCAgtcattgttgtatttgttgtagcTTCCCATCGCTTGCAAACTGCCTATGCAGACGTAATAAGAGAATAATATCTGGCTCCCTGCATCCATCCACaccttaaaacaattaaatatgcTGTGATTGTTACATgccttttacatatttatttatttgatgtttatACTTCTGGACAGATCATcaatgttgctttgtgtctctgctgaACCTGAACCCTAATCTGTAACTGCCTGACTGCTACATTCCTTTCAACATTTTGAATGATTAACTACTTCTGATTTGCAAACCTCaacaataatctttatttattcataaagcaGAGAACTTTTCAAAATCCATGATACAAAGTGCTGCCACGAAGCAGCAGAATATAACAGACAAGTcataaataatgcaaatgtgCTCTTCCCTTTAGTTTCCCGCCAGGTCTTTGGAACAGacaaaacactgctttttgttGATCTCAAAGTATGTACTATGTCGTACTAAGAGGTAAGAGATATAGCGGGGAGAGAGGCAATACGAAATGTCTTAAAAGTAAGCTGTTGCAGTAATCAGGCGTGGCGAGATGAAGGTGTTATAAGACTAACCCAGCCTCATACACTGCATCCCACGTCATACAAAATGACATATAATCACAACACCATGGAGGAGACAAAACAATGTGTGCAAGGTCTCTTATCATAACCTTGAGACACCCAGAGCCTCCTCACATACTTTACTGCAAGCCAAGTGTGGAGGCCTGAATGCATATTTGTTCTACAACAATGGACTTTCAAAAAGCACACATGATTGAGGAACCCACTGTTGGAGAAGTTagtaagtaaaatgtattatgatTAATAAGTGACCCGATGAGGAAAGTTATCACATTGatgtttaaaggttcaatgtgtaataatTTCTGACCTTACCATTTCTGACGACCATATGGCTATCACCCTGCACattgactcccccccccccccccccctgctagACAGATGCACCCCATAACATTCTTTAACCTCAAGTCCATCaacccctcttctctctcctccaccctgGCTGCCACCATCTCTGACTCTGCCCCCACTCCTAACGCCTCCCCCATTGACATGGTTAATATTTACAATGATAGACTCTCCTCTTGTCTTGACATTATTTCCCCCATAAAAACCAACCCTGTCTCCTTCACACATTCCACcctgt from Cottoperca gobio chromosome 17, fCotGob3.1, whole genome shotgun sequence carries:
- the LOC115022396 gene encoding sodium- and chloride-dependent GABA transporter 2-like, with the protein product MSMGEALGVGAESEMVAARVWMDAGSQILFSYYVCIGSLQAMGSYNKYNNDCYKDTFALCTLNSLTSFVAGFAVFSVIGFMSYELGVDIHSVAESGPGLAFIAYPQAVSMMPLPQLWAAFFFIMLLFLGLDSEFVCLESLVTSISDIFPSFFFTGHRRKLLLLLICVVSLVIGLVLVTEDFMYFCLLFDYYACSGIPIMSFAILESICVGWIFGADRYYVKIKEMIGYYPSSYMKYCWRFITPSVCVVILLFSLVKFTPLKYNNTYQYPWWGFAIGIILALSSVLLIPLWILYSMAVTPGTLRQRLKTLCTPAADLCNTSPENVLHPETSPSDTELRALTEKTKNGSTEETDCVLLPTRPDECIIKESTA